One region of Aurantimonas sp. HBX-1 genomic DNA includes:
- a CDS encoding GMC family oxidoreductase, producing MADDRTIEEFDYIVAGAGSAGCVLANRLSADPRNRVLLLEGGGKDNWIWFHIPVGYLFAIGNPRSDWMFRTVPQAGLNGRALAYPRGKTLGGSSAINAMIYMRGQAADYDHWRQLGLAGWGWDDVLPVFRDIEDHVDGSSEFHGAGGEWRVEHPRIRWDILDRVRDAAEAAGVPKIVDFNTGDNEGSAYFQVNQKGGRRWSAARGFLKPVLHRPNLTVATGVLIEKVAIEDGRAVAVHYRRDGEAIEARARGEIVLSAGAAGSPLILERSGIGDGERLRAHGLECRHHLPGVGENLQDHLQIRPIYKVHGIKTLNSEYANLFRRAMMGVDYALRRHGPLTMAPSQVGAFVKSGPRYATANLEFHFQPLSLDDWGAGLHKFSAFTASVCNLRPTSRGRIHMSGPDFDHPPEIDPNYLSTDEDREVAVESLEWARRIVAQPPLAPYRPEEYKPGAHVASKEEMLVAAGDLGTTIFHPVGTAKMGPDNDPMAVLDERLRVRGIAGLRVADASVMPTITSGNTNSPTIMIAEKAARMMLADGKVR from the coding sequence ATGGCCGACGATCGGACGATCGAGGAATTCGACTACATCGTCGCGGGGGCCGGATCGGCGGGCTGCGTGCTCGCCAACCGCCTGTCGGCCGATCCGCGCAACCGCGTCCTGCTGCTGGAGGGCGGCGGCAAGGACAACTGGATCTGGTTCCACATCCCGGTCGGCTACCTCTTCGCCATCGGCAATCCGCGCTCCGACTGGATGTTCCGCACGGTGCCGCAGGCGGGACTGAACGGCCGGGCGCTGGCCTATCCGCGCGGCAAGACGCTGGGCGGCTCCTCGGCGATCAACGCCATGATCTACATGCGCGGCCAGGCCGCCGACTACGATCACTGGCGCCAGCTGGGCCTCGCCGGCTGGGGCTGGGACGACGTCCTGCCGGTGTTCAGGGACATCGAGGACCATGTCGACGGGTCGAGCGAGTTCCACGGCGCGGGCGGCGAATGGCGGGTCGAGCACCCGCGCATCCGCTGGGACATTCTCGACCGCGTGCGCGATGCCGCCGAGGCGGCGGGGGTGCCGAAGATCGTCGACTTCAACACCGGCGACAACGAGGGCTCGGCCTATTTCCAGGTGAACCAGAAGGGCGGCCGGCGCTGGAGCGCGGCGCGCGGCTTCCTGAAGCCGGTGCTGCATCGTCCGAACCTCACCGTCGCCACCGGCGTGCTCATCGAGAAGGTGGCGATCGAGGACGGCCGCGCCGTCGCGGTCCACTACCGCAGGGACGGCGAGGCGATCGAGGCGCGGGCGCGGGGCGAGATCGTGCTGTCCGCCGGCGCCGCCGGCTCGCCGCTGATCCTCGAGCGCTCCGGCATCGGCGACGGCGAGCGCCTGCGCGCCCACGGGCTGGAATGCCGTCATCATCTGCCGGGGGTCGGCGAGAATCTGCAGGACCATCTGCAGATCCGGCCGATCTACAAGGTGCACGGCATCAAGACGCTGAATTCCGAATACGCCAATCTCTTCCGTCGGGCGATGATGGGCGTCGACTACGCGCTGCGCCGCCACGGGCCGCTGACCATGGCGCCGAGCCAGGTCGGCGCGTTCGTCAAGTCCGGCCCCCGCTACGCCACGGCCAATCTGGAGTTCCATTTCCAGCCGCTGTCGCTCGACGACTGGGGCGCCGGCCTGCACAAATTCTCGGCCTTCACGGCGAGCGTCTGCAACCTCCGGCCGACCAGCCGCGGCCGCATCCACATGTCCGGCCCGGATTTTGACCACCCGCCGGAGATCGATCCGAACTATCTTTCGACCGATGAGGATCGCGAGGTGGCGGTCGAGAGCCTCGAATGGGCCCGCCGCATCGTCGCCCAGCCGCCGCTCGCGCCCTACCGGCCGGAAGAATACAAGCCCGGCGCCCATGTCGCCTCGAAGGAGGAGATGCTGGTTGCCGCCGGCGACCTCGGCACGACGATCTTCCACCCGGTCGGCACGGCGAAAATGGGGCCGGACAACGACCCGATGGCGGTACTGGACGAGCGGCTGCGGGTGCGCGGCATCGCCGGCCTGCGGGTCGCCGACGCTTCCGTGATGCCGACCATCACCTCCGGCAACACCAATTCGCCGACGATCATGATCGCGGAAAAGGCGGCGCGGATGATGTTGGCGGACGGCAAAGTCCGATGA